The Leisingera daeponensis DSM 23529 genome includes the window CGACGCACCCATAGTCTGGGTCGTGGAGCCGTCATCGCTTCGAGCGATCAGCGAGATCGGGATCGAGGGCGAAGGCCACCAGATTGTCGTCCTGCCATAATGCGCGGCTCACAATCTGCATGATTTCCAAGCCCATAACCGAAAAACGGATTCAGCATGAAACACTCTGCCCATTCTCATCACCCTCCCGAAACCACCGGCATGTTTACCTGCCCCATGCACCCCGAGGTGCGGCAATCTGAGCCCGGCAACTGTTCGAAGTGCGGTATGACGCTTGTTTCCGAGAACGGGATGGCAACCGCGCCTCATGCTCAGTGTCACAGTCATCAGCATGCTGATGCTGGCCCGGCTGAGACTGGCGGTCAATATGACCGCGTTCCTGTTGGGTGGACTGGCAGCGTTTACACTTGCCCGATGCACCCGCAGGTTCGGCAGACCGATCCCGGTTCTTGCCCGCTATGCGGCATGGGGCTGGAGCTGGACAACGCGGCGCTGGCTGATGACGGTCCCAACCCGGAACTCGTGGATTTCACCCGCCGCTTTTGGGTGGGTGCGGTGCTGACGCTGCCATTGCTGGTCTTAACTATGGCACCCTATTTGGGCTTCCCGGGCGTGCGTGAGCTGTTCGGCGAACGCATGACACTGTGGATCGAGCTAGCGCTGGGAACTCCGGTCGTCTGGTGGTGCGGCTGGCCGTTTATGCTGCGAGGTTGGACCTCTTTCCGCACCCGGCACCTGAATATGTTCTCACTGATCTCGATGGGGGTGCTGGCGGCGTGGCTGTTCAGCGTCGTTGCGGTGCTGTGGCCGCAAGTCTTTCCCGATGGGTTCCGCGATGTTGAGGGCAATGTCGGTGTCTATTTCGAGGCGGCGGCGGTCATTGTCACCCTCGTCTTGTTAGGTCAGGTGATGGAGTTGCGCGCCCGCGAAGGTACGGGCAAGGCGATCCGGGCGCTATTGGATATGGCAGCCAAGAGCGCGCGGGTGATCCGCGCCGACGGAAGCGAAGAAGAAATTCCGCTCGAGGCGGTCCAGGTCGGCGACCGCCTGCGCGTGCGGCCCGGTGACAAGGTGCCGGTCGATGGTACCGTCATCGACGGGCGGTCGTCGGTGGATGAAAGCATGATTTCGGGTGAGCCGGTTCCGGTCGAGAAAACCGAAGGCGATGCGCTGACAGGGGCCACGATCAACGGCACCGGCAGCCTGGTGATGGAGGCGACGCGGGTTGGCGCCGACACCATGCTGGCGCAGATTGTCGAAATGGTGGCGAATGCCCAGCGGTCGCGCGCGCCTATCCAGAAATATGCCGACAAGGTCGCGGGATTCTTCGTGCCTGTGGTGATCGTGATTGCCTTCTTGTCGTTTATCGCTTGGGCGATCTGGGGGCCAGCGCCTGCCCTTTCTTATGCTCTCATCTCTGCTGTGGCGGTCCTCATCATCGCCTGCCCCTGCGCATTGGGTCTGGCAACCCCAATGTCGATCATGACGGCCACCGGGCGCGGTGCCCAGGCGGGCGTTCTGATCAAGAACGCCGAGGCGCTGGAGCTGTTCGAGAAGGTAGACACGCTGATCGTGGACAAGACTGGAACGCTGACCGAAGGCAAACCAAAGCTGGTCGCGGTCCTGCCCGAACCGGGGCATGACGAGGCAGAGGTTCTGCGACTGGCCGCTTCGCTGGAACGCGGATCGGAACACCCGCTTGCCGAAGCCATCGTGCGCGGGGCTGAGGAGCGCGGTGTGGATATGGCCAATGCCAGCGATTTCGAAGCCGTGACCGGCAAGGGTGTGACGGGCGTGGTCGACGGCCGCGCCGTGGCGTTGGGCAATCTCGCGCTGATCACCGATATGGGGCTTGAGGCGCGAGCGCTGACCGGCAAGGCCAATGCGCGGCGTGACGAAGGTGAAACGGTCATGTTCGTCGTTCTGGAAGGCGAGATTGCGGGGCTGGTTAGCGTGGCCGACCCGGTGAAGGAAACGACGCCCGCCGCGCTCAAAGCACTGCACGATCTGGGCTTTCGGATCATTATGGCTACTGGCGACAACGAGCGCACCGCCAAGGCCATTGGCGCGCGGCTGGGGATTGACGAGATCCGCGCCGATGTGCTGCCCGAGGACAAGGCGCGGATCATCCGCGAGTTGCAGGAGGAAGGTCGCAAGGTCGCCATGGCGGGCGACGGGGTCAACGATGCACCGGCACTGGCGCAGGCCGATGTCGGCATCGCCATGGGAACAGGCGCGGATGTCGCCATCGAAAGCGCGGGCTTTACCCTGATCAAGGGCAATCTCGACGGGATCGTGCGTGCCCGCCGTCTGTCGTGCGCAACGATGCGCAACATTCGTCAGAACCTGTTCTTTGCGCTGATCTACATCGCCTCGGGCGTGCCAGTGGCCGCAGGTGTGCTGTATCCCTTCCTTGGCATCCTGATCAGTCCGATGTTCGCCGCCTTCGCGATGAGCGCCTCGTCCATCTCCGTGGTGTTGAACGCGCTGCGCCTGCGGGGCACGAAGATTTGATGCACGGCGCGCAAATCGCTACGGTTCGGGTTCTGGGCGGCACAGGTGTTGTCGGCCAGTATCTCGTCCGCGTGTTGCGCGCGCCGGAAGCTGACCAGGTTGCAACGGTGTCGCGACACCCCCTGCTGGACGGCACGGCGCATCTGTTGCGCAATCTTGCAGACCCGCAGTCAGACATTCCCTGCGCACGCGGCGATATCGTGGTCAACCTGTCCGGGAAAACCCCGGCCGCAGTCGCCGGGACGGTGATCCGGCGGGGCGCCGGATTTATCGAAAGGTCTGCCAGCCCCAACTATATGATGGCGATGCGAGACATGGCCCGGTCAGCAAAGGGCCCCGCCTTTCTGGCCGAAGAGTTAGGACCTGCTTGCGACACGGTTCAGAGCTTCTTGCCGGTCAGACCTGGGCGGGTGGCCCAATTGTTCAAGATATTGCTTGGCACGGGAGCGGGAAAGTCCTTGTCAAAGCGGGCCGATCCGGACTCTGCCCGATGTGCTGACTCTCGAACAGGCATTTGAGGCGGTTGGTGCGACTCACCACGATGCTTCGATCCGCCACGCGCCGCCGGCATTGTTGGCCCGGCACTGCTTCGGAAACAGGAAATATTTCTATGAAAATGCAGCAACATGAACCCGGAACAGTAACCGGCGGAGCCGGGAGTATCAGCCTGACCAACGCTGTCGCCATGGGCACCGGGGTGATGATCGGGGCCGGGATATTTGCTCTGACCGGGCAGATCGCAGGACTCGCTGGGCCTCTATTCCCACTGTCCTTTGTGCTGGGCGCGGTCGTGACGATGTTCAGCGCCTACAGCTATATTGTGATGTCGAACGCTTGGCCCTCGTCGGGAGGCATCGCGATGATCCTGACCAAGGCCTATGGCCCCGGTGCGGTAGCGGCGGCGGCCTCGGTGCTGATGGCGCTTTCGATGGTCATCAACGAAAGCCTGGTGGCGCGCACCTTTTCCACCTATGCGTTGCGCCCCTTCGGCATTCAGGACGGGCCGTTGGTGCCAGTGATTGCAGTGGCCCTGATCGTGATGGCCTATCTGGTCAACGTTTCTGGAAACCGGTCGGTGGGGCTGTGGTCGGTGGTGATGTCGGCAGTCAAGATCGGCGGTATCGCGCTGTTTGGCATCGCCGCTCTCTGGGCCGGCGGCATGGAAAGCTGGCCGGTCGAGGCCCGTTTTTCGGAAGACGGGCTCACAGGGTTTGCCGCATCGGTGGCGCTGTCGATCCTCGCATTCAAAGGGTTCACCACGATCACCAACAGTGGTGGCGAGATTACAAACCCTCGGCGCAATGTTGGGCGCACCATCCTCATCTCGATTGGGATTTGCACCATAGTTTATCTGTTGGTGGCACTAGCCGTCGGTTCAGCTCTGACGCCTGCGCAGATTCAGCAGGCCCGCGATTATGCTCTGGCCGAAGCAGCGCAGCCGGTGCTGGGCCGGGCCGGCTTCTATTTGACCGTGGTGCTCGCAATGGTGGCCACTGCATCGGGCCTCATCGCCAGCGTTTTTGCAGTATCTCGCATGCTGACAATGCTTACTGAGATGAAGATGATTCCGCACAGCCATTTTGGCCTGCCGGGCGGGATAAGGTCGCACATGCTAATTTATACGGTCGTGATCGCAGGCGTTCTGACCGTACTGTTTGATCTTGGTCGAATAGCCTCACTTGGCGCGTTCTTCTATCTCGTCATGGATATGGTGGTGCATTGGGGGGTATGGCGCAACCTTCGGCACCAGATTGGTGCCCGAAGCTGGGTGATCCTGTCGGCGCTGGCTCTCGACGCAGCCGTCCTTGCGGCCTTCACGCTGTTCAAGTGGCGTTCCGATCATCTGATCGTCATCGTCGCCCTTGTGACCGTATTGGTGGCCTTGCTGGCACAACGCCTTTATCTAGGGCGGTTTGTGTCCGCACACGCCGGCGAAGATCCTGCTGAACACCACCGGCACAGTTGATTCAGGGCCGTCGCGTCAGAATGCCAACGCGACCTTCTTACCTCTTGATGAGAAAACCTAGAGCAACCCCACGGCGGATACCGGTGTCCTCAAGTTGCTGGTAATAACGCAACAGCTCCTTAAGCGGCGACGGGAAATCCTTGTGCGCCGCCAGAACCGCGATCAATGCGCCTGAGGTAATCCGCTCTTCGATCACAAAATTGCCGCCGGGCGAACAACAAAGAAAGGGGGGGCAGCGCGGTCAGGAAACAACTGCTCGCTCAGGTCCTTGGCCAGGATCCGCATAGCACGCATACGTTCGTGCCTCAGCCTGTTCACAATCCGATGCAGATAGGGAAGCAGTGTATGCCTCCGGCGGAGGCCGGCTGACGAGATCTTGGCGCTGATGATAAGTCCGGCGGTATGGCCGGCCATAAGGTCAGACCCGATATCGAAGTCCCTCCTGCCGCGGATACGCAGCGTTCCCTGCTGACAATACGGCGGCGTCAATTTTGCGACGGCGAGCTGGGCGGCATGACGCCCCTGACGTCCAACTCGAGATCGTGCTGAGGAACGGGCGCCGGCTCCTTGCCCCCTCCACAGTGGCCCCCGCAATGATGGCCCGGCTTCTTCCGGTGCTGGAGCGCTTTCGAGGCGCGGAACTCCGCCGCAAACGTCTCTTGAAACGACCGGACTGCAAACTGGCAAACTCCGCGGGTCAACGTGACAACACCGTTTGCCGAGGAAGCGCCCCTTGCCGCCTCTCAAGATAGGCACGCCGGATCGGCGCAGCCGGCCCCTTCAATCTTCGGATGAGGAGGGGAGGGCGGCCCCTTCCTGCCGGAAGATCGCGATCGTTTTCGAGCGTGAGGTGGTGCCGATCTGTTTGAAGATGGCCGATACATGCGATTTGATCGTGCTTTCGGACAGGTCGAGCAGTCTTGCGATTTCCTTGTTGGCCAACCCCTTGCACATCAGCTCGAAGACATCGCGTTGCCGGGCTGTGAGGCTTTGCTCGGGCCGTTCGAAAGTGTCCAGAGGCGCCGGCACCTCTGCCAGCATCCCGCCTTGCAGATAGGAACGGGGCAGGAAAATCTCGCCTTCGAGGATCAGGGACACCGCATGGATCAAGACCTGCGGATCGGCCGATTTGGGGATGAACCCATCCGCTCCGGCTTCCAGCGCGGCCCTGATCAGGTCATGATCCGTATCGCCCGAGATCAGCGCCACCGCATTTGAGGGATCGAACCGCTTGAGGCGGACCAGCCCGTCGATTGCCTCGGAATCCGGCAGGTGGACATCCAGAAGGATCAGATCGACCGTGTTATCCGCGCCAAGAAAGGCCAGCGCGTCCGATACCGTCTCGGCCCCTTCGACCCGCATGCCCGAAAAGGCGCCCTCCAGCAGGTTCTTGGCGCCTGCCCGGATCAGGTGATGGTCATCCACGATCAACACAACGGTCATTGTCTGCCCTCTTCCCCTCCGCAGCAGGACTAGCAGCCCGGGCGCGCTGGTTCCATGGCTATCCGCGTATCATGACAGAGCTGTCCCGGCCTCCGATCTTGGATGCGGTGTAAATATGATAGTAGATACGCGAAAAATCCCGAAGCAGTTCGTTATGCAACGATGTGGTGCTGATCGAGGACAGGGTGCCATCGGCAAGCCGGGTGAAATGGGCCTGGCGGCTTTCATCCACCATCCGCTCCAGTTCCTTTCGGCCCTTTTGCAGAGTCTTGCGCACCTTGGCGTCCCCAAGCAGCGCGGCGGACAATGCCAGGCGGATACCCTGATGGATCAGCTCCAGCATCTCCAGCAGCTCGGCGGTTCCGGCATCCGAGAACCGGATCTGCTCTTGCGAGGTCGAGGCCGTCAGTTCGACCGCGTTCGTCACCAGCTCTGAAACATGTCCCAGATTGGTCGCGATCAGCAACAGGTTCATCGCCTTGGCGCTGTCACTTTCCGAGATTTCCTCGCGGGTGATATCGGTCAGATAGAACTTGAACTCTTCCAGCATCGCGGCAACCCGCGCGCGATTTTGCTGAGCGCCATGCACATCGACCTGATCTCGTGCGGCGATGCCGCCCGACAGCAGGGCCAGGGAATCCTCGATCCGCTCGTTCACCCGGTAAAGCTCGCGCGTGGCACTGGTCAGGGCCAGGGCGGGCGAAGTGATGAGTTCCTTGTCCAGATATTTCGTGACCGGTTCGACGGCGCCGGCGCCGGTATCGGGAAAGACGCGCGCCAGCAGTGCGGCGGCGGTCTGCACCCAGGGCAGGAAAAGCGTGGCCACCAGCAGGTTGAACGTCAGGTGGAAATTCACCAGCACCTGCGCGTCGCCGCCAAAGGACTGGAGCCGTTCACCCACCCAGGGCAGGAACGGCAGAACCAGCAGGCTGGCAAGCAGCTTGAATCCCGCGTTGCCAAGGGCGGCGTGCTGGCTTTGCGGGCCGGTGCTGAGCGTTGCGATGATCGGCGGGATGGTGCCGCCGATATTGGCCCCCAGGATCATGACCAAGCCGGTGCCGGCGGGCACGATGCCCGCGCTGGCCAGCGAGGCGGTCAGCAGCACCACCGCCAGGCTGGAATGCACCAGCCAGGTCAGCACCGCCATCAGGAACAGGGTCAGCAGAACCTCGCCCTCAAGCGCCGAAAGGACATAGGCCAGCCCGTCGGCCTCTCGCAACGGCTGCGAGGACATGCGGATCAGGCTCAGTGCCAGCAGAACCATGCCCAGCCCGACGATGGCGCGGCCGATCTGGCGGGTCGCGAAGCGCCCGCCCCGCCCGTGCAGGAAGAAGCCCATCAGAATGGCCGCGTAGGCCAGCCAGGACAGGTTGAACGACAGAATCTGGGCCGAGATCGACGTTCCCACATCCGCCCCCAGCATCACCGCAAGCGCCGCTGGCGTCTGCACCAGACCCTTGGAGGCGAAGGACGAGATGATCAGCGCTGTCGCGGTGCTGCTTTGCAGGAACACCGTGATCGCCAGCCCAACCCCGAACGAGGTGAGCCGGCCGCTGATCGCCAGCCCCAGATAGTGCCGCAGCGAGCCGCCAAAGGCACGGATGAACCCCGTGCGGACAAGGCGAATGCCCCAGAGCATCAACGCGACAGATCCGACGATCTGCACAAGTACGACCGTGCTGGTAATGGCCAGCCCTCCCTTTTGCTTGCAACTGCGTCAGTGCGACAGGATCTGGCTCAGGAATTTCTGGGTGCGATCCACCTGCGGATTGTCGAAGAACGCGTTTGGCGTGTTCTCTTCAACGATCTCGCCGCCATCCATGAAGATCACCCGGTCGGCCACTGAGCGGGCAAAGGCCATTTCATGCGTGACGCAGATCATGGTCATGCCGGTGCCGGCCAGCTCGATCATCACGTCCAGCACCTCCTTGATCATCTCGGGATCAAGCGCCGAGGTCGGCTCGTCGAACAGCATCACCGAAGGGTTCATGCACAGCGACCGCGCGATGGCGACGCGCTGTTGCTGACCGCCGGACAGCTGGCCGGGATATTTGTCCTTCTGCGCGCCGATGCCGACACGCTCCAGATAGCGGCAGGCGGTTTCCTCGGCCTCGTCACGCGGCATGTTGCGCGCCCAGACCGGAGCAAAGCACAGGTTGTCGAGGATCGTCATGTGCGGAAACAGGTTGAACTGCTGGAACACCATGCCGACCTCGCGGCGGATATGGGTGATGTTCTTCATGTTCTCGTTCAGCACGGTGCCGTTTACGGTGATCGTGCCTTCCTGGTGCTCTTCCAGGTGGTTGATGCAGCGGATCAGGGTCGATTTCCCCGACCCCGACGGGCCGCAGATGACGATGCGCTCGCCCTTGGATACGGTCAGGTCGACATCCTTGAGGACATGGAACTCGCCATACCATTTGTTGACCTTTTGCATCTCGATGACGGTTTCGCCGGATGCGATATGGCTTTCGATTTTGACAGTCATTGGTGTCTCCAGAGTTCGATTAGCGCTTGGAACCGGCAGGTCCGCGACGTTCGAGAGCGCGCCCGTAAAGGCTGAGGCTGTAGCAGATCAGCCAGTAGACAAAGGCGGCGAATACATAGGCCTCGGCCTGGAAACCCAGCCATTCCGGGTCGAGTGCCGCCCCGCGGACCATGCCCAGGAAATCCAGCAGGCCGACGATGATCACCAGCGAGGTATCCTTGAACAGCGCGATGCAGCGTCCGATCAGCGGGGGCAGGACATGGCGCAGTGCCTGCGGCACCACGACAAAGATGATCGTGCGGGCCGGCGACACACCCAGCGCAAGCGAGGCCTCGGTCTGCCCCTTGGGAATGGCCTGCAGCCCGCCGCGCACGACCTCGGCCATGTAGGCGGACGAGAACAGGATCATGCCGATCTGGATGCGCAGAAGGTTGTTGATCACCAGGTCCGGCGGCAGGAACAGCGGCATCATCACCGAGGCCATAAACAGGATGGTGATCAGCGGCACGCCCCGGACCAGCTCGATGAAGGCAACGCAGATCGCCTTGACCGCGGGCGATCCGTAATGCCGACCCAGCGCCAGCAGAACGCCCAGCGGAATCGACACGATCACACCGACCAGCGCCAGCAGCACCGACAGCATCAACCCGCCCCAAAGCGACTGGTCGACTTCCTGCATGCCAAAGGCGCCGCCGATCATGATCAGGGCAAAGACCGGCAGCAACGCCCAGGCCACGATCAGGGCGATCCCGCGGATCCGGTCGGCATAGGTGAACCCGGCCAGAACCAGCAGCGCAAGCGCGGCGATGGCGGGGCGCCAGGACAGGTCCTGCGGATAGACGCCGACCATCAGAACCTGGAACTTGGCCTGCAGGAAGGGCCAGCAGGCACCGGCGTTCTGGCGGCATGTCTCGTCGTCGCCGCCAAAGGTGGCGTTGATCAGCAGCCACTCGATCAGATTGGGGACAACGGCCAGCAGCACCGCCAGCAGGGACAGCGTGATCGCTGTGTCCTTCCAGCCGCCGAACAGATTGGCGCGCAGCCAGGCGATTGGTCCGAACTGGGACGCGGGTGCCGGGCGCGCGGCCATGGGCTGAAACAGGATGGTATCTTGGGGCATTGCGTTACCTTTCAACAAGCTGCACACGGGCGTTCAGCATGTTCATGCCCAGCGAGATGATGAGGTTGATGGTCAGATAGACCGCCATCCACATGGCGATGATTTCGATCGCCTGACCGTTCTGGCCGATGATCGTGCCTCCGACCGAAACCATGTCGGGATAGCCGATCGCCACGGCGAGCGAGCTGTTCTTGACCAGGCTGGCATAGTCGTTGGTGGTTGCCGGGATGGTCACCCGCAGCGCCTGCGGCAGCAGGACCATCCGCGTCACCACGCCGCTGGAAACACCCAGGGCATTGGCCGCTTCGATCTGGCCGGCATGAACCGACTGGATGCCGCTGCGCACGTTCTCGGCGACATAGGCCGCGGTGTAGAGAACCAGGCCGATCAGCAGCGAGGCGAATTCGGGTTTGATCGACAGACCGCCTTTGAAGTTGAAGCCCTGGTAGACCGGCAATTCGCTGGTCAGGGGCTGACCGCTGGCCAGAAAGGCGAGCCCGCTCAGGGCGAGGAAGATCGCCAGCGCACCGCGAAGCCCGGACACCGAACGGCCGGTGCGCACCTTGTAGGATTTGGCCCAACGCCAGAACATCACCGCCAGAACCAGCGCGACGGCAGAGGCCCCGAGAAACAGCCCGATCCCGTCTTCGGCAACCGGCCGCGGCAGGTAGAATCCGCGTTTGGACAGAAAGACACCGTCGCTCAGCGCAATGGCATCGCGCGGATGCGGCAACGCGGCCAGAACCACCGTGTAGATGAAGAACAGCGTCAGCAGCAGCGGCAGGTTGCGCAGGGTCTCGACATAGATGGCCGCGCCCCTGGCCAGCAGCCAGTTGCGCGACACACGCGCGACGCCGATAACGATCCCCAGCAGGGTCGAGAACACGATGGCCAGGACCGAGACGAAGAGCGTGTTCAGGATCCCGACCAGAAAGGCGTATCCGTAGCTGCGGGTCGGGGAATAGTCGATCAGGCTGTCGCCGATGGGCAGGCCTGCCTCGTGCCCGAGAAAGGCGAACCCGCTCTCGATCCCGCGGATGGCCAGATTTTCCTGCGTGTTGGAGAACAGGACATAAAGGATCGCGATTACAACGACCAATACCCCTCCCTGCGACAGGAGTGAGCCCGGGGACCAGGCTGCCGTTTTCTTGGATGAAGGCATATCAGGATTCACCAATCTGTTTCAGAGGACGGCCGACCCCAAGGGCCGACCGTGAGCGTTTCAGATCGAGGATCGGCGCGATCAGCGAACCGGCATCGCGTAGAGGATGCCGCCATCGCTCCACAGCGCGTTCACGCCGCGCTCCAGACCCAGCGTCGCCGTCAGGTTGCGCTCATAGATCTCGCCGTAATTGCCGATCGCGCTGATCGCGTCGGCCATCCACGTGTTGCTCAGCCCAAGGAGCCCGCCAGTATCACCCGACGCTCCAAGCAGACGCTGAACGTCCGGATTGGCCGAGCTTGCCGCCATATCCGCGACATTGGCCTGGGTGACGCCCAGTTCCTCGGCGGTGATCAGGCCGTAGACGACCCAGGTCACGACATCCTTCCACTGGTTGTCGCCATGGGCGACAAACGGGGCGAGAGGCTCTTTCGAGATGATCTCGGGCAGGATCTTGTGGTCGGACGGACTGGCAAAGCCAGCGCGAAAGGCCGCAAGCTGGCTGGCATCCGTGGTCAGGGCGTCACACCGGCCAGAGGCATAGGCCTCGACCGCCTCGCGTTTGCCCTCAAAGACCACCGGTTCGAGGGTCAGACCGTTGGCGCGGGCGAAATCGGCCATGTTGAGTTCGGTCGTGGTGCCGGTTGTCAGACAGACCGTCGCCGCGTCCAGTTCCTTGGCGCTGGTCACACCGGCGTCGGCGCGCACCATGAAGCCCTGACCGTCATAATAAACGACCGAAGTGAAATCGACGCCCTCGGCCGAGTCGCGCTTCATCGTCCAGGTGGTGGTGCGCGAGGTCATGTCGACCTGGCCGCTGGAAACGGCCAGCACCTTCTGCTTGGAGGCCAGAGGCACGAACCGCACGGCGTTTGCATCGCCCAGCGTTGCTGCCGCGACCGCGCGGCAGATATCCGCGTCCAGACCGGTCCAGACCCCTTCGGAGTTCGGATTCGAGAAGCCCGGCACGCCTTCGCTGACACCACAGGCCAGTTCGCCCGCGGCCCGGACATCCTCCAGCTTGCCCGCATGGGCGCTGGCCGCCATCGTGGCAACTGCTGTCGCCAGGATCGCAAGTGTTTCTTTATTCCCCATTCTATCCTCCCAGTTCTGCGTCACGCGCGGCCCTGTGGCCCTGTTGCGGGCACCGGCCGGCTTGGAGAGCGAGACTAGGTAGAGGCCCGCTGTGGGGATATTGGCCTGAGGGACGAGGCGGGCGGGTTTCGGGCCCTGACCGAGCGCCCAACTCGGCACAAAAGGACTAGTCCTTCCGAATGAAGGAGATTTTATCGCCTTGTTATCAACATCTTGCCAGACCCGCTCCGGCGCTCCGCCCCCCGCGTGATCTCGTCATTCAGGCGTATTGGTCATTCGCCGCGATGGGGTCATACCTGAGGCGTTCAGGGCAGGAGAGGAAGTGCACGATGACGAGATTTCTGGTGATACCGGGCCGAAACGGCGCAAGCGCGGCCAGTTCCGCCGGCTTTGTCAGCTATGTCGACGCCTCTGCCGGGGCGGCGCATGGGGCGATGGCCGCGTCTTCATCGGCCTACATGATCGATATGCTGCCGCCCCCTGGGGAACCAGCAGGCGAACGGGCCAGGCTGCGCGAGCTGGCCGCGCAACAGGGACTGGATATCTGTTTTCTGCGCGGCAATCCGTTCAAGTGCAAGTTGCTGGTGGCGGATATGGAAGCGACGATCATTCTCGACGAGATGCTTGATCTGCTGGCCGAGGACCGCGGCCAAGGCGCCGAGGTCGCCGCAATCACGGCCCGTGCCATGGCGGGCCAGTTCGACTTTGCCCAATCGCTTGCCGAACGCACCCGGCTGTTGGCGGGAACGCCGCTGGCCCAGCTCGAGGCGCTCTGCCAGCGCATCCGGCTGGCCCCCGGTGCCCGGGCGCTGGTGCAGACCATGCGCGCAGCAGGCGCCCGCACGGTTCTGGTGACCGGCGGCTACGGGATCTTTGCGCAAGAGGCCGCCCGGCTTTGCGGGTTCGATCATGTGGTGGCCAACAATCCGGTGATCGAGCGGGGCGTCATGACCGGCGCGCTCACGTTGCCGGTCTGTACCGCCGAGACCAAGCGCGAGGTGCTGCTGGCCGAATGCGCCGCCTTGGGTATCGGACCGGAAATGGCCTGTTGCATCGGCGATGGGGCAAATGACATCTTGATGCTGCGGGCCTGTGGCCTGCCGGTCAGCTACAGGGGAAAACCGGTCGTGCAGGACATCGTCGATCTCAACATTACTCAGGGCGACCTGACCGCAGCGCTGTTCGCGCAGGGCATTACCGCAGATGAGATCGAGGGCCGGTGATGCGGTTTCGCAGCGCGCTGACACTTGGTCTTTGGCTGGCGGGGGCGCTGGGCGCGCAGGCTGGCGAGGGCGATACCGGCGCCGCGATCCGGGATCGCGGCTATCTGCTGTGTGGTGTCGGCAGCGATGATCTGGGTTTTG containing:
- a CDS encoding copper-transporting P-type ATPase, with the protein product MKHSAHSHHPPETTGMFTCPMHPEVRQSEPGNCSKCGMTLVSENGMATAPHAQCHSHQHADAGPAETGGQYDRVPVGWTGSVYTCPMHPQVRQTDPGSCPLCGMGLELDNAALADDGPNPELVDFTRRFWVGAVLTLPLLVLTMAPYLGFPGVRELFGERMTLWIELALGTPVVWWCGWPFMLRGWTSFRTRHLNMFSLISMGVLAAWLFSVVAVLWPQVFPDGFRDVEGNVGVYFEAAAVIVTLVLLGQVMELRAREGTGKAIRALLDMAAKSARVIRADGSEEEIPLEAVQVGDRLRVRPGDKVPVDGTVIDGRSSVDESMISGEPVPVEKTEGDALTGATINGTGSLVMEATRVGADTMLAQIVEMVANAQRSRAPIQKYADKVAGFFVPVVIVIAFLSFIAWAIWGPAPALSYALISAVAVLIIACPCALGLATPMSIMTATGRGAQAGVLIKNAEALELFEKVDTLIVDKTGTLTEGKPKLVAVLPEPGHDEAEVLRLAASLERGSEHPLAEAIVRGAEERGVDMANASDFEAVTGKGVTGVVDGRAVALGNLALITDMGLEARALTGKANARRDEGETVMFVVLEGEIAGLVSVADPVKETTPAALKALHDLGFRIIMATGDNERTAKAIGARLGIDEIRADVLPEDKARIIRELQEEGRKVAMAGDGVNDAPALAQADVGIAMGTGADVAIESAGFTLIKGNLDGIVRARRLSCATMRNIRQNLFFALIYIASGVPVAAGVLYPFLGILISPMFAAFAMSASSISVVLNALRLRGTKI
- a CDS encoding APC family permease; translation: MKMQQHEPGTVTGGAGSISLTNAVAMGTGVMIGAGIFALTGQIAGLAGPLFPLSFVLGAVVTMFSAYSYIVMSNAWPSSGGIAMILTKAYGPGAVAAAASVLMALSMVINESLVARTFSTYALRPFGIQDGPLVPVIAVALIVMAYLVNVSGNRSVGLWSVVMSAVKIGGIALFGIAALWAGGMESWPVEARFSEDGLTGFAASVALSILAFKGFTTITNSGGEITNPRRNVGRTILISIGICTIVYLLVALAVGSALTPAQIQQARDYALAEAAQPVLGRAGFYLTVVLAMVATASGLIASVFAVSRMLTMLTEMKMIPHSHFGLPGGIRSHMLIYTVVIAGVLTVLFDLGRIASLGAFFYLVMDMVVHWGVWRNLRHQIGARSWVILSALALDAAVLAAFTLFKWRSDHLIVIVALVTVLVALLAQRLYLGRFVSAHAGEDPAEHHRHS
- a CDS encoding response regulator transcription factor, with the translated sequence MTVVLIVDDHHLIRAGAKNLLEGAFSGMRVEGAETVSDALAFLGADNTVDLILLDVHLPDSEAIDGLVRLKRFDPSNAVALISGDTDHDLIRAALEAGADGFIPKSADPQVLIHAVSLILEGEIFLPRSYLQGGMLAEVPAPLDTFERPEQSLTARQRDVFELMCKGLANKEIARLLDLSESTIKSHVSAIFKQIGTTSRSKTIAIFRQEGAALPSSSED
- a CDS encoding Na/Pi cotransporter family protein produces the protein MLWGIRLVRTGFIRAFGGSLRHYLGLAISGRLTSFGVGLAITVFLQSSTATALIISSFASKGLVQTPAALAVMLGADVGTSISAQILSFNLSWLAYAAILMGFFLHGRGGRFATRQIGRAIVGLGMVLLALSLIRMSSQPLREADGLAYVLSALEGEVLLTLFLMAVLTWLVHSSLAVVLLTASLASAGIVPAGTGLVMILGANIGGTIPPIIATLSTGPQSQHAALGNAGFKLLASLLVLPFLPWVGERLQSFGGDAQVLVNFHLTFNLLVATLFLPWVQTAAALLARVFPDTGAGAVEPVTKYLDKELITSPALALTSATRELYRVNERIEDSLALLSGGIAARDQVDVHGAQQNRARVAAMLEEFKFYLTDITREEISESDSAKAMNLLLIATNLGHVSELVTNAVELTASTSQEQIRFSDAGTAELLEMLELIHQGIRLALSAALLGDAKVRKTLQKGRKELERMVDESRQAHFTRLADGTLSSISTTSLHNELLRDFSRIYYHIYTASKIGGRDSSVMIRG
- a CDS encoding amino acid ABC transporter ATP-binding protein is translated as MTVKIESHIASGETVIEMQKVNKWYGEFHVLKDVDLTVSKGERIVICGPSGSGKSTLIRCINHLEEHQEGTITVNGTVLNENMKNITHIRREVGMVFQQFNLFPHMTILDNLCFAPVWARNMPRDEAEETACRYLERVGIGAQKDKYPGQLSGGQQQRVAIARSLCMNPSVMLFDEPTSALDPEMIKEVLDVMIELAGTGMTMICVTHEMAFARSVADRVIFMDGGEIVEENTPNAFFDNPQVDRTQKFLSQILSH
- a CDS encoding amino acid ABC transporter permease translates to MPQDTILFQPMAARPAPASQFGPIAWLRANLFGGWKDTAITLSLLAVLLAVVPNLIEWLLINATFGGDDETCRQNAGACWPFLQAKFQVLMVGVYPQDLSWRPAIAALALLVLAGFTYADRIRGIALIVAWALLPVFALIMIGGAFGMQEVDQSLWGGLMLSVLLALVGVIVSIPLGVLLALGRHYGSPAVKAICVAFIELVRGVPLITILFMASVMMPLFLPPDLVINNLLRIQIGMILFSSAYMAEVVRGGLQAIPKGQTEASLALGVSPARTIIFVVVPQALRHVLPPLIGRCIALFKDTSLVIIVGLLDFLGMVRGAALDPEWLGFQAEAYVFAAFVYWLICYSLSLYGRALERRGPAGSKR